The nucleotide sequence GTCTTTGCTGTTCTTCAGCTTCCTCTACAGTCAATCCTTCTTTCTTACTCTTTTTATATAAAACATTAATTCTATTAATAATCTCTTCAATATTAAATTCTTTTCCCATTATGTTAATCCTCCTGAGCATTTTATATACTCTATTATATCATATAGATTAATTAAAGTATTATATGAATGTGAATTTTATATTAACAAGCATTATGAAAAATAAATCTTAGATATTTTTCGACAAATCATCCTTTCAAAGTTTTTACATTATTCAGCTTATCTTCTTACTCAATAGTGTTTTGTCCCATTTAAAAGTCTATGAAAATGTTTTATTTTTACTTCATTGGCCCTAAATTTGTCGTATTTTAAGATATTATTTTATTTGCTTTTATTCATTATTTTGGTAAAATAGTTTACGCAGAAAGATGTTAGTATTTTTTCATATGAATTTTTTTTATAAGGTGTGGTTAAAGTGATTAATA is from Clostridium thermarum and encodes:
- a CDS encoding DUF896 domain-containing protein produces the protein MGKEFNIEEIINRINVLYKKSKKEGLTVEEAEEQQRLRRIYIDSFKSNLRAQLETIERKTSRSN